The genomic interval CGGCGCGGTGGTCTCGGGACGGGCATCGAGAAGTCCTCGGGCGGCGAGCTTCGCCGACTCGACATCCGGCTGGTCGAACGGGTTGATGCCGAGCAGGTGCCCGGCGATCGCCGTCGCGTACTCCCAGAGCAGGAACTGCGCGCCGAGGGTGCCGCTGACCAGGATCTCACCAGGGTGCCGCTCGGACAGATGGAACTCATTTGCGTCATCGACCAGCCGCACGATCTGCAGGTCGTCCGGTCGTGCTTCCAGCTCCGGCGACACGGTGAGCAGCACGACCGGCAGAATGCCGGTGCCGCCCTTGCCGGTGGATTCTGCGATGAGCTGCTCGATCCAGTCTGGCAGCCCCTCGATGTGCGTGCCGTCGCTGACGAGGCCCAGCTTGTCGCGGCGGGGTGCGATGCCGGTGATCGCGGCGGCCAGGCGCAGTGCCGGGTTGTCCGCGGTGTCGATGGCGAACTGCAGCATCGAGGCCTCGGCCTCATCGAGCATCTCGGCGATGTCGACACCGGCAAGACCCGAGGGAACGAGTCCGAACGCGGTCAGCGCCGAGTAGCGCCCGCCGACGTTCGGGTCGGCGTTGAACACGCGGTATCCCGCTGCGCGGGCTGAGACGTCCAACGGCGAACCGGGGTCGGTGACGACGACGATGCGCCCGACCGGGTCGATCCCGAGGTCGCTGAACGCGGCCTCGAACGCGCGGCGCTGCGAATCTGTCTCGACCGTCGATCCGGACTTCGACGAGACGACGAGCACTGTGTCGCTCAGGTCATCGTCGATGGCGTCCAGCACCTGCGCGGGTGCGGTCGAATCCAGGATCGCGAGTCGCGCCCCTGCCGTGTTCGCGATCACCTCTGGAGCGAGCGACGAGCCGCCCATCCCCGCAAGCACGACACGGGTGACGCCCTGAGACGCGAGCTCCTCGCGAAGCGCGATGATCTCAGGCACCAGCGGACGCGAGTTCGAGACGGCCTCCACCCAGCCGAGCCGGACGGAGGCCTCAGCCTCAGCATCCGCCCCCCACAGGTCCGTATCGCCCGCCGTGAGGCGGGACGCGACCAGGTTCGCGACGAGACCCGGAACAAGTTCGTCGATGGCGACCTTCGCCGCCCCCGAGACATGCACCGAGACGGTCATCGCGCGGCTTCCAGGCCCTCGGTGACCTGCGTCAGCAGGCCGTGCCAGGAGTCGATGAACTTCGCGACGCCCTCGTCCTCGAGCACCTGGGTGACGTCGTCGAAGTCGATGCCGACGGACTTCAGTCCTGCGAACACCTCACGCGATTCGTCATAGGTGCCGGTGATCGTGTCGCCGGCGACGACGCCATGATCGAAGGTCGCCTCCAGCGTCTTCTCCGGCATGGTGTTCACGACGCCGGGTGCGACGAGCTCGGTCACGTAGAGGGTGTCGGGCAGGTTCGGGTCCTTGACCCCGGTCGACGCCCACAGCGGACGCTGCAGGTTGGCGCCCTGCGCGACGAGGTCCTGTGCGCGCTTGTCGGCGAACTTCTGCTCGAACAGCTCGTAGGCCAGGCGCGCGTTGGCCAGGCCTGCTTTGCTCTTGAGGGCGACGGCCTCGTCGGTGCCGATGGCCTCGAGGCGCTTGTCGGTCTCGGTGTCGACGCGCGAGACGAAGAACGACGCCACCGAGTGGATGCCCGACAGGTCGATGCCTGCGGCGTGTGCCTGCTCGAGGCCGGCGAGGTAGGCATCGATGACCTCGGCGTGGCGCTCGAGGCTGAAGATCAGCGTGACGTTGACGCTGATGCCCGCGGCGATGGTCTCGGTGATGGCGGGAAGGCCGGCCTTGGTGGCGGGGATCTTCACCAGCAGGTTCGGGCGGTCGACTGCGCTCCACAGCTGCTTCGCCTGCGCGACGGTTCCTGCCGTGTCGTGCGCGAGATCGGGGGAGACCTCGATCGAGACACGGCCGTCGACGTGGTTCGTGGCCTCCCAGATCGGGCGGAACACGTCGAGCGCCTCGCGGACGTCCTGCGTCGTGGCCGCGAACACGGCCTCTTCTGCGGATGCCCCTGAGGCGGCGAGCTCGTGCACCTGAGCGTCGTAGGAAGTGTCGCTGTCATCGCTCATCGCGTTCGCGAAGATCGTCGGGTTCGTGGTGACGCCGACGACGTTTCGCGTGTCGATGAGTTCCTGCAGGTTGCCGGACTCGATGCGGGTGCGGGAGAGGTCGTCAAGCCAGATGCTGACGCCGGCTGCGGACAGCTGTGCGGTGGGGGTGCTCATGCGTTCTCCTCGATGGTCTCGCGTGCCGCCGCGACGACGGCCTCGGCGGTGATGCCGAACTTCTGGAACAGGGTCTTGTAGTCGGCGGAGGCGCCGAAGTGGTCGATGCCGACCGAGCGTCCGCGGTCGCCGACGATGCCGCGCCAGCCGACGACCGAGCCCGCCTCGACCGAGACGCGGGCGGTGACGGATGCCGGAAGCACGGATTCGCGGTACGCCTCGTCCTGCTCGGCGAACCACTCGAGCGAAGGCGCCGACACGACGCGCGCCGCCACGCCCTCGGCCGCGAGAGTCTCGCGCGCCTCGACGGCGAGCTGCACCTCGGAGCCGGTGGCGATCAGGATCACGTCCGGCGTGCCGCCGGCGTCGGCGAGCACGTACGCACCCTTTGCCGTGTTGGCGGCCGAGGCGAAGACATCACCGGATGCCGCGCCATCGCCGCGCGCGAACACCGGGATGTTCTGGCGGGTGAGGGCGATGCCGGTGGGGCCGCCGTGACGGCTCAGGATCTCGAGCCACGCGGCTGCCGTCTCATTGGCATCCGCCGGGCGCACCACCGTGAAGTTCGGGATCAGCCGCAGGGATGCCAGCTGCTCGACCGGCTGGTGCGTCGGGCCGTCCTCGCCGAGAGCGACAGAGTCGTGCGTCCAGACGAAGATGCTGGGGATGTCCATCAGCGCTGCCAGGCGCACGGCTGGGCGCATGTAGTCGCTGAAGATGAGGAACGTGCCGCCGAAGGCGCGCGTCGGGCCGTGCAGCGTGATGCCGTTGAGGATCGCGCCCATCGCGTGCTCGCGGATGCCGAAGTGCAGCACCCGACCATACGGGCTGCCCTTCCAGTCGTGCGTCGACCATTCCGCGGGAATGAACGAGGCTGCGCCGTCGATCGTGGTGTTGTTGGATCCGGCGAGGTCGGCCGATCCTCCCCACAGCTCTGGCATCTCGGCGGCGAGGGCGTTGAGCACCTTGCCCGATGCCGCGCGGGTGGAGACGTCCTTGCCGGCGTCGAACGTCGGCAGCGCGCCTTCGATGCCTGCGGGCAGTGCCTGCGCCTCGAGGCGGTCGAGGAGCGCCTTGCGCTCGGGGTTGGCCGCAGCCCAGGCGTCGAACGACTTCTGCCACTCGGCGCGGGCGTCCGCGGCGCGAGCGCCCAGCTCGCGGGTGCGCTCGATGACGGCATCCTCGACGACGAACGACTGCTCGGGGTCGAATCCGAGCACCTTCTTGGTGGCGGCGACCTCGTCAGCGCCCAGGGCGTTGCCGTGCACCTTCTCGGTGCCGGACATGGTCGGCGCCGGCCATCCGATGATCGTCTTCAGGATGATCATCGTCGGCTTGGTCGTCTCGGCCCTGCCCTGGGCGATCGCGTCGTCGAGTTCCTGCACGTCTTCGACGTACTGGCCGGTGCGGCGCCAATCGACCTCGAGCACCTGCCAGCCGTACGCCTCGTAGCGCGCCCGCACGTCCTCGGTGAAGGCGACGTCGGTGTCACCCTCGATCGAGATCTGGTTGGAGTCGTAGATGGCGATCAGGTTGCCGAGCTTCTGATGGCCCGCCAGCGACGAGGCCTCGCTGGTGACGCCCTCCTGCAGGTCGCCGTCACCGGCGATCACGTACACGAAGTGGTCGAACGGGCTCGCGCCTGCGGCGGCCTCAGGATCGAACAGGCCGCGCTCGTAGCGCGCGGCGTAGGCGAAGCCGACGGCCGAGGCGAGGCCCTGGCCGAGCGGGCCGGTGGTGATCTCGACGCCCTTGGTGTGACCGTACTCGGGGTGGCCGGGGGTCTTGGATCCCCAGGTGCGCAGCGATTCGAGGTCTTCGAGCTCGAGTCCGAAGCCACCGAGGTACAACTGTACGTACTGGGTGAGCGACGAGTGACCCACCGAGAGCACGAACCGGTCGCGTCCGAGCCAGTCCGTGTCAGTGGGGTCGTGTCGCATGACGCGCTGATAGAGCAGGTACGCGGCCGGGGCGAGGCTCATCGCCGTACCGGGGTGGCCGTTGCCGACCTTCTGCACGGCGTCCGCCGCAAGCACACGGGCGGTGTCCACCGCGCGCCGGTCGATCTCGTCCCACTGCAGTTCTGTCACGGCCATACTCCTTCTGACACTGGCGAAGGCTCCCGCATTCCTGCGCGTCCGCGTCGTCACGGAGGGAATGGTGCACAGGGCGGGTGCGCGAATCGTTTTCAGCATACCGGCGCGGTGGGCGCGGCACTGGCTTGTTGCACGCGATTTCCCTACCCATGGTAAACGCTTACCCGGCGCTGGGCTCGAGTAGAGAAGCGGCGTCGTCTGCGGAGCGGTGCGACACGCCGGGTGGCATAGACTGAAGAGAGTTTGCCTACGCACGCAGAAGGAGGCGATCGCGATCTCGACGACATCGCAGACCACCGGGACCACACACTCGGTCGGCCAGAAGATCCGCGGTTACATCGCTCTCACGAAGCCAAGGGTGATGGAGCTGCTGCTCGTCTCCACCGTTCCGGTCATGTTCCTCGCCGCCGGTGGACTGCCGAACCTCTGGCTCGTGCTCGCCACTGTCATCGGCGGAGCGATGAGCGCAGCATCCGCCGCCTCGTTCAACATGTACCTCGACCGCGACATCGACGTGCACATGAAGCGCACGGTCAATCGTCCGCTCGTGACCGGTGAGGTCTCGCCGCGGGGTGCGCTGGTCTTCTCGTGGACGCTCGCCGTCATCTCGACGATCTGGCTGTATCTGACGACCAACTGGCTGACGGCAGCGCTCTCGGTGACGGCCATCTTCTTCTACGTCGTGATCTACACGATGATCCTCAAGCGGCGCACCGAGCAGAACATCATCTGGGGTGGCATCGCCGGCTGCTTCCCGGTGCTGATCGGCTGGACCGCCGTCACCGGATCGCTCGCGTGGCCGCCGTTCGTGCTGTTCGTGCTGATCTTCCTGTGGACCCCGCCGCACTACTGGCCGCTGTCGATGAAGTACAAGGACGACTACGACGACGTCGATGTGCCGATGCTCGGCGTGACCCGCGGTGCTTCGCAGGTCGGCCTGCAGATCATCCTCTACGCGTGGGCGACCGTCGCCTGCTCGCTGCTGCTCGTGCCGGTGGCGCACATGGGCCTGGTCTACACCGTCTCGGCGCTGGTCTTCGGCGGCTGGTTCATCTATGAGTCGCACCGCCTCTACAACCGTGCCGTGCACGGCGGCGAGGCTCGTCCGATGCGCGTGTTCCACGCCTCGATCACGTACCTCACCCTGCTGTTCGTGTCGGTCGCGATCGACCCGCTGCTTCCGTTCTGAGCGGGTCGATCGCGCTGATCACACGCTGATCAGCGAGTGATCGAGGGCTCACGCTCCGCAGGATCGGATGCGTCAGCATCCGACTCCTCGGCGGCGTCAGCATCCGACTTCTCGGAATCTTCGACCGGCGTCGTGGTCTCTGGTGCGGTGAATTCGGTCGCATCGACCTCGTCCGCCTGCACGTCGGGCAGCGCGGCGGAGCCCGCTGCGCCGGCCTTGGCGGGCAGCAGCGCCTTCACGGCGCCCAGCACGAGCGAGAGCAGGATGCCGAGCAGACCCGCACCGAGAAGTGCGGCACCGAAGACGACCATGGCCTGACCGACGTACACATCGACGTTGGTCGCCGTGCCGTCGAGCAAGCGACTCGTCATGGACGTCACCTGGTTCGTGACGAGCCATCCGCCGATTCCGGTGAGGCCGAGCGACATGAGGAGCAGGAGCCAGAACGGTGTACTCCGCGTGAGTGCGTTGGTGTTCTTCATGCCGCCCAGCCTGACCGACCTGCTGGTGCGTCACACGTGTGCGCGCTATGCGTGGGCTGAGTGAGTAGAGACTTCACTCGGCGCTGGGAGTGCTCCGCTTCATCTTCAGGACGACCACGGTGTACGTGGCGGCGGCGAGGGCAGCAAGCACCATGTGGATGCCGACCAGCAGCGCCGGAAGACCGTCGCGCGCCTGCCAGACCCCGATCAGCACCTGCGCGCCGATGGCGACGATCAGCACGAGAAGCCAGTTGCGAACCGGCAGACGCAGGATCCACGCCGATGCCGCCAGCACCAGGACCAGGCCGGTGAGGATGTAGCCCGGCCAGGAGTGCACGTGGGCGAGCACAGAGGCGTCGAAGCCGTCGCGGATCACGTTCGCATCGCCCGAGTGCGGGCCGGATCCGGTGGTCAGCACGCCGAAGGTGATCGTCAGCACGAGCGCGAGGCCCGTGACATGCGTGAGGATCGCGAACCACTTCGGAACGGCGCGCTCACGGGGTCCCGGAACTTCGTGCATCCGCACCAGATACGCGGCGGTCACGCACACCAGCGCGAGCGAGGCGACGTAGTGGAAGCCGACGATGAACGGGTTGAGTCCGGTGAGCACGGTGATGCCGCCGACGAACGCCTGCGCGATGACGCCGATCAGCGCGATCCACGCCAGGGTCGGCAGATCCTTGCGGCCCGAGATCGTCCGAAGCGACTGCATGGCGGCGACGATCGTCACCAGCAGGAGAGCGGCCGAGGCGAAGGGGAAGGGCTCTGCCCCGGTCAGCTTCGCGATCACGAAGACGATCACAGCGGCTCCGAGGCCGATGCCGGCGAACTTCAGCGCGGTGTTGAAAGCCAGGCGACCGCCGATGATGTGCAGCGTGAACAGCAGCACGACGATCGCGAGGATGCCGACGACACCCGTGATCGTGCGATTGCCGAACTCGATGATGCCGTGGATGCCCTGTTCGGGCGTCGGCACGAGGGATTCCGGCGTGCAGAGCGGCCATTCCGAGCATCCGAGGCCCGACCCGGTCAGGCGCACAGCGCCGCCTGTGCCGATGATGAACACCTCGAAGATGAACGAAAGCCACGCGAACACGCGAACGCGCGCATCGACCTCGGTGGGCATCCAGGCGAAGAAGCGGTCTCGCCAGCCAGTGGGAGCGGAAGTCGTCTCGGGCGCGACGATGTCAGTCATGGAGCCTCCGGTTCGCCATGGGACGCAACGGGCTCGGCCCGTCTGCCAGGGGGAACCTGTAGAATCGGATTGTTGTGACGGGCGCGCGCAGTGCGTCGTCCACCACTGACAGTTTAGGCGCGTGTTGCGCGCCAGGATGAGGGCCCATCAGCGGCATCCGATCTCTGCACACTCGACGGAGATCAGGTATGCCGGGGCGGATGACACCGTCTGGGCCCATGTTGAGGAGAGTGAGTCATGTCGGATGTGCTGATCGACCGCCCGGAACTTGATGGTCTGGGGGTGTACGAGTTCGGCTGGCACGACCCCGATGCGGCCGGCGCCAGCGCCCGGCGAGGCATCTCCGAGGCGGTCGTGCGCGATATCTCGGGTCTGAAGAGCGAACCCGAGTGGATGCTGAAGACCCGACTGAAGGGCTATCAGCTTTTCGGTCGCAAGCCGATGCCGACGTGGGGCGCCGACCTCAGCGGAATCGACTTCGATCACATCAAGTACTTCGTCCGCTCCACCGAGAAGCAGGCGCAGTCGTGGGAAGACCTTCCCGATGACATCAAGAACACCTATGAGCGACTGGGCATCCCCGAGGCCGAGCGCCAGCGCCTCGTCGCCGGCGTCGCTGCGCAGTACGAGTCCGAGGTGGTGTACCACCAGATCCGCGAGGACCTCGAGGAGCAGGGTGTCATCTTCATGGACACCGACACTGCGCTGCGTGAGCACCCGGAGTTCTTCGAGGAGTACTTCGGCACTGTCATCCCCCCTGGCGACAACAAGTTCGCCGCACTGAACACGGCTGTGTGGTCGGGCGGATCGTTCGTGTACGTGCCCAAGGGCGTGCACGTCGAGATCCCGCTGCAGGCGTACTTCCGCATCAACACCGAGAACATGGGCCAGTTCGAGCGGACCCTGATCATCGCCGACGAAGACAGCTACGTGCACTACATCGAGGGCTGCACGGCGCCGATCTACAAGTCCGACTCGCTGCACTCGGCAGTAGTCGAGATCATCGTGAAGAAGAACGCCCGCGTTCGCTACACGACGATCCAGAACTGGTCGAACAACGTCTACAACCTGGTCACCAAGCGCGCCGTGGCGCACGAGGGCGCGACCATGGAGTGGGTCGACGGCAACATCGGCTCCAAAGTGACGATGAAGTACCCGTCGATCTACCTGATGGGCGAGCGCGCCAAGGGCGAGACCCTGTCGGTGGCCTTCGCGGGTCCGGGTCAGCACCAGGATGCCGGCGCGAAGATGGTGCACATGGCGCCGTACACGCAGTCGTCGATCGTCTCGAAGTCGATCGCCCGTGGCGGTGGCCGCTCCGCCTACCGCGGCGAGGTCCGTGTGGATCCGTCCGCGCACCACTCCGCCAACTCGGTGGTCTGCGACGCGCTGCTGGTCGACACCCAGTCCCGCTCCGACACGTATCCGTCGATCGACATCCGCGTCGACGACGTGCAGCTGGGTCACGAGGCCACCGTCTCGAAGGTCAGCGCCGAGCAGCTCTTCTACCTGCAGTCGCGCGGCATCGCCGAGACCGAGGCCATGGCCATGATCGTGCGCGGGTTCATCGAGCCGATCGCACGCGAGCTGCCGATGGAATACGCGATGGAACTGAACAAGCTCATCGAGATGGGCATGGAAGGATCGGTCGGCTGATGACGGCCCCCACACAGGCGCCCGAGCTGGCGCCGCAGACGAACGCGCACATCGACCCCGCCGCACAGGTCGCCGATGCCGGCTTCGTGCCGGTGCAGACCCGCTCTGAGCGGCCGCGGTCCTTCGACCCCGACGACTTCGGAGCTCCCACCGGCCGCGAGGTCAACTGGAAGCACACCCCCGTCGCGCAGCTGAAGTCGCTGTTCGAGACGGGCGGCGCGAGCGACGGCGTCACCTACACGGTCAGCCACGACCAGTACATCCGCCCGGCTCTCGCGCACGGTGCGGCGCCGCGTGGCGAGTTCTTCGTCCCCGAGGATGTCGTCTCCGCCGTGGCGTGGCAGGGATCGTCGGATGCCATGCACCTCAGCATCCCCAGTGATGAAGAGGTCGCGGAGCCGATCGTCGTGCAGATCGACGGCAACGGCGGCCGCGCCGACGCCCATCTCGTGATCGAGGCAGGGCGCCACAGCGTCGCGACCGTCGTGCTGCGGCACACCGGCACCGCGCAGTATGCGCAGAACGTCGAGATCATCGTCCGAGACGGCGCGAAGCTCAAGCTCGTCACTCTGCAGCAGTGGGAGGACGACGCGATCCACGCGTCCGCCCACCAGGCGCGGGTGGACCGCGACGCGGAGTTCACCCACATCGTCGTCAGCCTCGGCGGCGGCATCGTGCGAGTGAACCCGAACGTCGAGCTTGCGGGCACCGGCTCGCACGGCTACCTGTACGGCCTGTCGTTCGCTGACTCCGGACAGCACTTCGAGAGCCAGGTCTACCTGCACCACAAGGGTGCGCACACCACCGGCGACGTTCTCTACAAGGGCGCGCTCAACGGTGCCAGCGCGCACAGCGTGTGGATCGGCGACGTGCTGATCGGACCGGATGCCACCGGCACCGATTCGTACGAGGCCAACCGCAACCTGGTGCTCACCGAGGGCGCCCGCGCGGACTCGATCCCGAACCTCGAGATCCAGACCGGCGACATCGCCGGCGCCGGCCATGCCAGCGCCACGGGGCGCTTCGACGACGAGCAGCTGTTCTACCTGCAGGCTCGAGGCATCACCGAAGAAGAGGCCCGCCGCCTTGTCGTGCTCGGCTTCCTCGTCGAGGTCATCCAGCGCATCGGCATCCCATCGCTGCAGGACGAGCTGCTTGCCGCGGTCGAAGCCGAGATCGCGGCGGTGGATGCATGAGCGCGCAGCGCGCATGCAGCGCCAGCGAGCTCGAGCAGGATTCTCCGCTGCGTGTCGAGATCGACGGTGTCGCCATCGCGATCGTGAAGGACGCGGATGACGAGATCCACGCGATCGGCGACCGCTGCACCCACGGCGACATCTCGCTCGCAGAGGGCTTCGTCGAAGGCAAGACGCTGGAATGCTGGGCGCACGGCTCGGCGTTCTCGCTCGAGACCGGCCAGCCCCTCAACCTCCCCGCCTACGAGCCCGTCCCCGTCTACGTCGTCACGATCGACGGCGACGATGTGCTCATCGACCCCACTGTCATTAAGGAAGTCTGAATGTCTGTTCTCGAGATCCGCGACCTGCACGTAACGGTCGAGACCGATCAGGGCACGACGCCGATCCTCAACGGGATCGACCTCACCATCAACACCGGTGAGACGCACGCCATCATGGGCCCCAACGGCTCGGGCAAGTCGACCCTGGCCTACACGATCGCCGGTCACCCGAAGTACACCGTCACGCAGGGCACCATCACGTTCGACGGCCAGGACGTGCTGTCCATGTCCGTCGACGAGCGCGCCCGCGCCGGCCTGTTCCTGGCGATGCAGTACCCGGTGGAGATCCCCGGCGTCACCGTCACGAACTTCCTGCGCACCGCGAAGACCGCGATCGACGGCGAAGCACCCTCGATCCGGCAGTGGACGAAGGACGTCAAGGGCGCTATGACGAACCTGCGCATGGACCCGAAGTTCGCTCAGCGCAACGTCAACGAGGGCTTCTCCGGTGGCGAGAAGAAGCGCCACGAGATCATGCAGCTCGAGGTGCTCAAGCCGAAGTTCGCCGTGCTCGACGAGACCGACTCCGGCCTCGACGTCGACGCGCTGAAGATCGTCTCGGAGGGCGTCAACCGCGCCAAGGAGGCCACCAACCTCGGTGTGCTGCTGATCACGCACTACACGCGCATCCTGCGGTACATCCGTCCGCAGTTCGTGCACGTGATCGTCGCGGGCAAGATCGTCGAAGAGGGCGGCGCCGAGCTGGCAGACCGTCTCGAGGAAGAGGGCTACGACCGCTTCATCGACCCTGCAGCCCCGATCGAAGCGTAGGCTGAGGGCATGACCGCGACGCTCACACCCGAGAAGTTCGACGAGGTCACCGAGGCTCTGAAGGACGTCATGGATCCCGAGCTCGGGATCAATGTCGTCGACCTCGGACTGATCTACGACCTCTCGTGGGACGATGACAACGACGCGCTGGTGATCCACATGACGCTGACCAGCGCCGGATGCCCGCTGACCGACGTGCTCGAAGAGCAGACCGCGCAGGCACTCGACGAGGTCGTGCAGCAGTTCCGCATCAACTGGGTGTGGATGCCGCCGTGGGGCCCAGAGCGCATCACCGACGACGGGCGCGACATGATGCGCGCTCTCGGTTTCGCCATCTGACACCAGCCCGGAGGACACGATGGCCGTTGCTGTCACGGCTCTGACCCTGGCGGAGCTTCGGCAGCGGACCAGCGAGAAGTGGCGGGAGTACCCCGAAGAGGTGCTCCCGCTCTTCGTCGCTGAGACCGACTTCCCGCTCGCGCCGGCCATCACTCATGCTCTCGAGCGCGCCGTGCGCGACGGCGACACCGGGTACGTGGCGTCGCACACGCCGCTCGCGTCCGCCTACGCTGCGTTCGCGGAGCGGCGCTTCGGCTGGCGGCCCGACCCTGCTGGCATGCGCAGCACCGCTGACGTCAGCATGGGGATCGTCGAGATCCTGCGCAGGGTGATCGCCCCCGGCGACGGTGTCATCGTGAACCCGCCGGTGTACCCGCCGTTCTTCGACCTGGTGGACGAGGCGGGTGGCGTGCCGGTGCGAGTGCCGCTGCGCGACACCGGCGAAGGCTGGCAGCTCGACCTCGACGGCATCGCCGCGGCGCTGCAGTCCGGCGCCAGAGCGGTGCTGCTGTGCAACCCGCACAATCCGACCGGAACAGTGCACTCAGCCGAGTCGCTGCGGGCACTGGCAGAGCTTGCGGCGCAGTACGGCGCGACGGTCGTGTCCGACGAGATCCACGCGCCGCTGACGCAGCCGGATGCGCGCTTCACGCCCTTCCTGTCGGCCGGCACCGCCGCGGAACAGGTCGGCTTCGCGGTGGTGAGCGCCAGCAAGGCCTTCAACCTGGCGGGTCTGAAGTGCGCGCTGATGGTCGGGGCGAGCGCCCAGGCCCAGCACGTGCTGCGGGATCTGCCGGTCGAGGTCGAATGGCGCACCGGGCAGTTCGGCATGCTCGCGGCTGTCGCCGCGTTCGCACCCGAGAGCGACGAGTGGCTCGACGGACTGCTGCTGACGCTGGATGCGAACAGGCGACTGCTTGCGGATCTTCTCGCGGTGCACCTTCCGGGAACGCGATATCGGATGCCCGCGGCCGGCTACCTGGCCTGGATCGACTTCAGCGATCTCGGCTGGGGCGAGAACCCGTCGCGGCGAATCTTGCGCGACGCGAAGGTCGCGCTGCATTTCGGCCCGGCCTTCGGGGCCGAAGGCGCCGGGCATGTTCGCCTGAACTTCGGGACCAGCCCCGAGATCATCACCCAAGCGGTCGCGCGCATCGCCGCGCTGCGCACTGCGCACGCCGAGTCAACGGAGTGAGCGCCGGGGCATCCGAGACGATCTGGGACCGCACCAGACTCGGCATCACCATCGGATCGGTCGTCCTGATCTTCCTCGCGGCGATCGAAGCGCTGGCGGTGACCACGGTCATGCCTGTCGTCAGCGCCGATCTGCACGGTGAGGCCCTGTACGGCCTCGCCTTCTCAGGGACACTGGCCACGAGCGTCATCGGCATGGTCGCCGCCGGCACCTGGAGTGATCGCAGCGGACCGCGCGCGCCGCTGTACACGGCGGTGGCGCTGTTCGCCGTCGGTCTGCTGGTCTCGGGGCTCGCTCCCGACATGTACACCTTCATCCTCGGTCGGCTGATCCAGGGGCTCGGTGTCGGCGGCCAGACGGTCGCCCTCTACGTCGTCGTCGCCAGGGTGTATCCATCGCACCTGCACGGACGGATCTTCGCGGCGTACGCCGCGGCCTGGGTGGTGCCGTCGATGATCGGGCCGTTCCTCGCCGGGGTCGTCACGGAGTTCCTGCACTGGCGGTGGACGTTCCTCGGCGTGGCGGTGCTGATCGTCGCGGCGTTCCTGCTGGTGATGCAGCGACTGAGCGATGTCTCACTCGACAGCGATGCCGATGGCACACCGGCGCCTCCCGATGCGGCCGGCGACGGCGGGGGAGCAGGCACCCGCTTCGCCACGCGCATGCTGCTGGCCGTGGTCGTCGCGGTGTGCGCGGTCGGCGTCGGGGTCGCGGCGGATCTGCCTCCGGTCGCCGGCGGCCCGCTCGCCGTGGCCGGAACCGCGGTGATCGGCATCGCTCTGCTTCCGCTGGTGCCGAAGGGCACACTGCGGGCGGCCCCCGGCCTGCCGAGTGTGGTGCTCAC from Microbacterium sp. H1-D42 carries:
- the sufB gene encoding Fe-S cluster assembly protein SufB, with product MSDVLIDRPELDGLGVYEFGWHDPDAAGASARRGISEAVVRDISGLKSEPEWMLKTRLKGYQLFGRKPMPTWGADLSGIDFDHIKYFVRSTEKQAQSWEDLPDDIKNTYERLGIPEAERQRLVAGVAAQYESEVVYHQIREDLEEQGVIFMDTDTALREHPEFFEEYFGTVIPPGDNKFAALNTAVWSGGSFVYVPKGVHVEIPLQAYFRINTENMGQFERTLIIADEDSYVHYIEGCTAPIYKSDSLHSAVVEIIVKKNARVRYTTIQNWSNNVYNLVTKRAVAHEGATMEWVDGNIGSKVTMKYPSIYLMGERAKGETLSVAFAGPGQHQDAGAKMVHMAPYTQSSIVSKSIARGGGRSAYRGEVRVDPSAHHSANSVVCDALLVDTQSRSDTYPSIDIRVDDVQLGHEATVSKVSAEQLFYLQSRGIAETEAMAMIVRGFIEPIARELPMEYAMELNKLIEMGMEGSVG
- the sufD gene encoding Fe-S cluster assembly protein SufD; this translates as MTAPTQAPELAPQTNAHIDPAAQVADAGFVPVQTRSERPRSFDPDDFGAPTGREVNWKHTPVAQLKSLFETGGASDGVTYTVSHDQYIRPALAHGAAPRGEFFVPEDVVSAVAWQGSSDAMHLSIPSDEEVAEPIVVQIDGNGGRADAHLVIEAGRHSVATVVLRHTGTAQYAQNVEIIVRDGAKLKLVTLQQWEDDAIHASAHQARVDRDAEFTHIVVSLGGGIVRVNPNVELAGTGSHGYLYGLSFADSGQHFESQVYLHHKGAHTTGDVLYKGALNGASAHSVWIGDVLIGPDATGTDSYEANRNLVLTEGARADSIPNLEIQTGDIAGAGHASATGRFDDEQLFYLQARGITEEEARRLVVLGFLVEVIQRIGIPSLQDELLAAVEAEIAAVDA
- a CDS encoding metal-sulfur cluster assembly factor, which encodes MTATLTPEKFDEVTEALKDVMDPELGINVVDLGLIYDLSWDDDNDALVIHMTLTSAGCPLTDVLEEQTAQALDEVVQQFRINWVWMPPWGPERITDDGRDMMRALGFAI
- a CDS encoding aminotransferase class I/II-fold pyridoxal phosphate-dependent enzyme, with translation MAVAVTALTLAELRQRTSEKWREYPEEVLPLFVAETDFPLAPAITHALERAVRDGDTGYVASHTPLASAYAAFAERRFGWRPDPAGMRSTADVSMGIVEILRRVIAPGDGVIVNPPVYPPFFDLVDEAGGVPVRVPLRDTGEGWQLDLDGIAAALQSGARAVLLCNPHNPTGTVHSAESLRALAELAAQYGATVVSDEIHAPLTQPDARFTPFLSAGTAAEQVGFAVVSASKAFNLAGLKCALMVGASAQAQHVLRDLPVEVEWRTGQFGMLAAVAAFAPESDEWLDGLLLTLDANRRLLADLLAVHLPGTRYRMPAAGYLAWIDFSDLGWGENPSRRILRDAKVALHFGPAFGAEGAGHVRLNFGTSPEIITQAVARIAALRTAHAESTE
- a CDS encoding non-heme iron oxygenase ferredoxin subunit, whose product is MSAQRACSASELEQDSPLRVEIDGVAIAIVKDADDEIHAIGDRCTHGDISLAEGFVEGKTLECWAHGSAFSLETGQPLNLPAYEPVPVYVVTIDGDDVLIDPTVIKEV
- the sufC gene encoding Fe-S cluster assembly ATPase SufC: MSVLEIRDLHVTVETDQGTTPILNGIDLTINTGETHAIMGPNGSGKSTLAYTIAGHPKYTVTQGTITFDGQDVLSMSVDERARAGLFLAMQYPVEIPGVTVTNFLRTAKTAIDGEAPSIRQWTKDVKGAMTNLRMDPKFAQRNVNEGFSGGEKKRHEIMQLEVLKPKFAVLDETDSGLDVDALKIVSEGVNRAKEATNLGVLLITHYTRILRYIRPQFVHVIVAGKIVEEGGAELADRLEEEGYDRFIDPAAPIEA